From a single Cytophagia bacterium CHB2 genomic region:
- a CDS encoding methylated-DNA--[protein]-cysteine S-methyltransferase translates to MIETFTCDYHSPIGVIEITGSDGGLSSLLFVDREERSTVVPACLQDCVQQLDEYFKGQRNEFKLTLDLHGTSFQKRVWQALMTIPFGKTVSYLDIALALGDRKSIRAVGGANGKNPVCIVVPCHRVIGSNGSLIGYGGGLWRKEWLLKFESREGQTNLFESVHAETKPRNTLR, encoded by the coding sequence ATGATTGAAACATTTACTTGCGACTATCATTCGCCTATCGGGGTAATCGAAATCACCGGCAGCGACGGCGGGCTCTCTTCCCTTCTCTTTGTTGATCGCGAGGAAAGATCAACCGTTGTGCCGGCATGTTTGCAAGATTGCGTCCAGCAACTCGACGAATACTTCAAGGGTCAACGTAACGAGTTCAAGCTTACGCTGGATTTGCACGGCACCAGTTTTCAGAAACGCGTCTGGCAAGCGCTAATGACCATCCCTTTCGGCAAAACCGTTTCGTATTTGGACATTGCACTTGCGCTCGGTGATCGCAAAAGCATTCGCGCCGTGGGAGGCGCGAACGGCAAAAATCCCGTTTGTATCGTCGTACCGTGCCATCGCGTGATCGGCTCCAATGGCAGCTTGATTGGCTATGGCGGCGGGTTATGGCGCAAAGAATGGCTGTTGAAATTTGAAAGTCGAGAAGGGCAAACAAACCTCTTCGAGAGTGTTCATGCCGAAACAAAACCGCGTAACACCTTACGGTGA